The Betta splendens chromosome 2, fBetSpl5.4, whole genome shotgun sequence nucleotide sequence TTTGCGGAAGTGCGAAGTTCCTGAAGTAAACCAGTTTCCACTTTGCCGAGGCGAACGCGCGCGTTTCTGACTTATAAAGTCTGTAAAGTCCACGCGTCACGATGCCCGGGGCTGAAACGACGGAGACATAAGGCTGCTGAGGCTCACTGTTCGCCAGAGGAATGGAGAAGCCGGAGAGCGGGTCCGTGAGCGCCGGTGCGCgggcagccgccgccgccgccgccgccgccggccgctCCGGGATCAGGCCGTGGTCCGCGGCCGCGCTCTCCGTCCTGCTCTCCGCCGCGGCCGTGGTCGCGGTGGGCGGCGTGTGCGCGCTCACCTATCCGATACTTAAAGGTAGGAGCGAGCATGCGCGTTGGCGCACGCCAAGGCGTCTCGTGCGCACCAAGCTGTCTAAACTGTAATAAGTCACTTACGTTACTTGTTTAAAGATCACAGACTGCGATTTGCTGgagtttttattgtttgttaaaGAAGTTGCACTTCACAGCAGAGATTTCCAAAGCCACCCACCACCATCCAGGGCCGTGGAGGCGGGGGTGGaggcgtgggggggggctgcCCTTATTCTAAGCTCATCAAATGTGGGAGGGATTctatcaatcaatcaattaaatGTCTGAGTTTTTGTAAAGTagtcaacatactgtaacactgacTGTGCTGTGATTAATCTAGATCTTAACACTACTATTTTTAGTGCAAATTACTCATATGACTGTGTTTGACCTCTTCCCATACTCGCGGTGTTGTCATTTACTTGGCTGTGTGATAGTGATAAGTTGCCAGTTTTGCTCATTAGTCATACTGACTGTTGCAGAGCTGCGAGCAGAGCGAGTGAGAGGGGAGAATGGGGCCGAAGAGAAGGTGCTGGGTGAGTCCTcatctgtctgtgctttgtgtgtctgtaatcTATAGGTAACAAGGTAACACTACTGAAACTGGGCCCTGGGtcaggtttgtctgtttgtgtgcagggttcTGGAGTATCACCATGCTCTCAGTGCTGGTAGGATGCATCTGCTCCATCTTCTCATGGACTCTCACCTACTTTGCCTCTTACAAGCCTGAGACGGTGTTTCCAGCACCACTGGCAACCACCCACTTCAGGTGAGAGTGCATCAGACTATATTGGCATTTACCCTAAGTtaagtgtgagtcagtgttttgaatgcagtgtgtgtgtgtgtgtgtgtgtgtgtgtgtgtgtgtgtgtgtgtgtgtgtgtgtgtgtgtgtgtgtgtgtgtgtgtgtgtgtgtgtgtgtgtgtcttcatccagagatggagctgctggtggtttCCACATTGGTTATGGTGTCGCTGTCCTTAATGGCATCATGGCCATGATAACTGTCATCTGGAACCTTAACTGACCTACTCACATACATGTGGATGTTAATAACGACCCATCTACTATCAAGACATTCTTATTGCTGCATTGCCAAAACGTGTCtcttaaataaaaatgacatgAATGAATCTATCAATGCaccaataaatacattttaactgaaaaaaatacacatcatgcataattaaaatgtttgttgatAAATGGTATTtagaaatgtatgtatttaaaatttattatagtttttatgtattttttcctTACCtacttttcaagttttcaacACTGTATTTAGAACAGTAAAGACATCCTTAATCACTGATCTGGTTTTTGCTGAGCCttaaataaaaactgatttaATACTGTAAGCAAAATAAATGATACATTTTACTCCTTTGTGTAGATACTGGCACACCTTatgaaataacaaaagcaaATTAACACTATTTACTTTAgcaaattatattaaaataataaaattttctGACAAAATAATGTGAAACGGTTTATTTCTCTGATGTTCCTAGTCTACTAGTATTTcttttaattactgtattaCATATTCCACATTTAGCATTTCTACTGAAGATTTAATGTTGAGgccagtggatgtcagtgttGTGTCACCAGCCAGAGAATACTCATTTGCTCCAAGGATCTAAACATGTTCAATCATTACTTTTTTTATCCTCATTGGATTATTCAGATGTATTTTATTTGgtctaaaattaaacaaaagtgTTCCCTTAATGTTACATCAACAGAAGCTTCAGTGAAGACATGTCACAGACCAAACACCTCAGAGTCCACAACTTCATCCTTATATCCTACATTTAGACTAAAGTGGATAATCCATCACTAATTACTATAGTGATTGTTCATTTTAGTTTAGCAGCTGTTGCACAAAGCTACTTTGGGTATTTGGAGTATTAATTATATGATTCCTGTAAATGGGAGCAGGTTCTGAAACCAGCATGTAAGAACAAACAAGTACTACATTGTCCACATTCTTGCTAGATACAGAGC carries:
- the arl6ip6 gene encoding ADP-ribosylation factor-like protein 6-interacting protein 6, with the protein product MEKPESGSVSAGARAAAAAAAAAGRSGIRPWSAAALSVLLSAAAVVAVGGVCALTYPILKELRAERVRGENGAEEKVLGFWSITMLSVLVGCICSIFSWTLTYFASYKPETVFPAPLATTHFRDGAAGGFHIGYGVAVLNGIMAMITVIWNLN